A region from the Melioribacter roseus P3M-2 genome encodes:
- the fumC gene encoding class II fumarate hydratase has translation MDYRIETDSMGEIKVPADKYYGAQTARSLQNFKIGGERFPFELIRALAIVKKAAALTNNELGLLPEEKKDLIIKAADEVIEGKLNEHFPLVVWQTGSGTQTNMNVNEVISNRAIEIAGGKLGSKTPIHPNDDVNKSQSTNDAFPTAIHIAAVEEIHRRLIPMITKLRDALQEKAKEFSSIIKIGRTHLMDATPLTLGQEFSGYAQQLTNGLARINDALNRLYEVPLGGTAVGTGLNTHPDYAVKAAQKISELTGKPFRTAQNKFEAMAGKDALVELSGVLKTIAASLMKIANDVRWLGSGPRCGIGEIVLPANEPGSSIMPGKVNPTQSEAMTMVCTQVFGNDVTINFAGASGNFELNVFMPVIAFNILQSIRLIADACESFTDNCVVGIKPNREVINKHLNNSLMLVTALNPVIGYDNAAKVAKKAYAENKTLKQAAVELGLLTEEEFDKFVRPENMVGPNKK, from the coding sequence ATGGATTACAGAATTGAAACCGACAGCATGGGGGAAATTAAAGTTCCCGCAGACAAATATTACGGAGCGCAGACTGCAAGGTCGTTACAAAATTTTAAAATCGGGGGCGAAAGATTTCCTTTCGAATTGATAAGAGCCCTTGCAATTGTTAAGAAAGCAGCCGCATTGACAAATAACGAGTTGGGACTTTTACCGGAGGAAAAGAAAGACCTGATAATTAAAGCCGCCGACGAAGTGATCGAGGGAAAATTGAACGAACACTTTCCGCTGGTGGTATGGCAAACCGGCAGCGGTACGCAGACCAACATGAATGTAAACGAAGTGATTTCTAATCGCGCTATTGAAATTGCCGGAGGAAAACTCGGCAGCAAAACTCCCATACATCCCAATGACGACGTTAACAAATCCCAATCCACGAACGACGCATTCCCGACGGCTATTCACATTGCGGCAGTTGAAGAAATTCACCGCCGTCTGATTCCCATGATAACAAAATTAAGAGACGCGCTGCAGGAAAAGGCGAAAGAGTTCTCATCGATAATTAAAATCGGTAGGACGCATCTGATGGACGCAACGCCGTTGACATTGGGACAGGAGTTTTCCGGATACGCGCAACAATTAACCAACGGACTGGCAAGAATAAACGACGCTTTGAATCGCCTTTACGAAGTACCTCTTGGAGGAACGGCCGTGGGCACCGGATTGAATACACATCCTGATTATGCGGTTAAAGCGGCGCAAAAAATTTCGGAGCTTACAGGCAAACCTTTCCGTACGGCGCAGAATAAATTCGAAGCTATGGCGGGTAAAGACGCCCTTGTGGAATTAAGCGGAGTTCTGAAAACAATAGCGGCTTCTTTAATGAAAATTGCAAACGACGTTCGCTGGCTCGGCTCCGGACCACGCTGCGGAATCGGCGAAATTGTTTTACCCGCGAACGAACCCGGCAGTTCAATTATGCCAGGCAAAGTAAATCCCACTCAATCCGAAGCCATGACGATGGTTTGTACGCAGGTATTCGGCAACGACGTTACGATAAACTTCGCAGGCGCCAGCGGTAATTTTGAACTGAATGTCTTTATGCCTGTTATTGCTTTCAATATACTGCAATCGATACGGCTAATCGCCGATGCGTGCGAGAGCTTTACGGATAATTGCGTGGTAGGAATAAAACCGAACCGGGAAGTAATTAACAAGCATTTGAATAATTCGCTTATGCTTGTTACGGCGCTGAATCCCGTTATCGGATACGACAACGCCGCCAAAGTTGCAAAGAAAGCATATGCCGAAAACAAAACCCTTAAACAAGCCGCCGTTGAACTGGGATTGCTTACGGAAGAGGAATTCGACAAATTCGTTAGACCGGAAAATATGGTCGGCCCGAACAAAAAATAA
- a CDS encoding sigma-70 family RNA polymerase sigma factor: MKITKQFTNRESLSLDKYLQEIGKVELLTPEDEIELAIKIKKGDQKALEKLVKANLRFVVSVAKQYQNQGLSLGDLINEGNLGLIKAAKRFDETRGFKFISYAVWWIRQSILQALAEQSRIVRLPLNRVGALNKIGKAYSNLVQEFEREPNAEELAEQLNMDVSEVADAIKNAGRHISMDAPFSQGEENSLLDVLPNDEVPSPDQTLMSESLKKEIERALSTLTDREAEVIKLYFGLNGEHSLTLEEIGEKFNLTRERVRQIKEKAIRRLRHTSRSKNLRAYLG; the protein is encoded by the coding sequence TTGAAAATCACAAAACAATTTACAAACCGTGAAAGTCTTTCTCTCGATAAATATCTGCAGGAAATAGGCAAAGTTGAATTACTTACTCCAGAAGACGAAATTGAACTGGCTATTAAAATAAAAAAAGGCGATCAGAAAGCTCTGGAAAAACTCGTCAAGGCAAACTTGAGATTCGTCGTCTCGGTTGCAAAACAGTATCAAAACCAGGGACTGTCGCTCGGTGATTTGATAAACGAAGGCAATCTGGGATTGATTAAAGCTGCAAAACGTTTCGACGAAACCCGCGGTTTTAAATTTATTTCATATGCGGTTTGGTGGATCCGTCAATCGATTCTTCAGGCGCTTGCCGAACAGTCGAGAATCGTTCGTCTTCCGCTCAACAGGGTAGGCGCGCTTAATAAAATCGGTAAAGCCTACAGCAATCTGGTACAGGAATTCGAAAGGGAACCCAACGCCGAAGAGCTCGCCGAACAGTTGAATATGGACGTTTCCGAAGTAGCCGACGCAATTAAAAATGCCGGCAGACACATTTCGATGGATGCGCCTTTCAGCCAGGGCGAAGAAAACAGTTTGCTCGACGTACTGCCCAACGACGAAGTGCCATCGCCGGACCAAACTTTGATGTCGGAATCCCTGAAAAAAGAAATCGAAAGAGCGTTATCAACCTTAACCGACAGAGAAGCAGAGGTCATAAAACTCTATTTCGGACTGAACGGCGAGCATTCCCTGACGCTCGAAGAGATTGGCGAAAAGTTCAATCTTACGCGGGAAAGAGTCCGTCAAATTAAGGAAAAAGCTATCCGACGTCTCAGACATACGTCCAGGAGTAAAAACCTAAGAGCATATCTGGGATAA
- the rplQ gene encoding 50S ribosomal protein L17: MRHRVKGRKLKRTSEHRLATLRNLATSLLKHKKIKTTLAKAKELRVFVEPIITKAKVDSVANRRYVAADIKDKEVVKELFTAIIPKIGDRPGGYTRIIKLGQRKGDGAELAYIELVDYSDVVKETAPKKKQEEKAKVEETKAEEVKTEEAKEETETEADSEVSQEPKAEAKEESESKEEESSSEDNKEEK; the protein is encoded by the coding sequence ATGAGACACAGAGTAAAAGGAAGAAAATTAAAAAGAACGTCGGAACACAGACTGGCTACTTTGAGAAATTTAGCTACTTCTCTGCTGAAACATAAAAAAATCAAAACTACTCTGGCAAAAGCCAAAGAGTTGCGCGTTTTTGTCGAACCGATTATTACAAAAGCCAAAGTCGACTCGGTTGCAAACCGCAGATACGTGGCTGCCGATATCAAGGATAAAGAAGTTGTAAAGGAACTCTTTACAGCTATTATTCCTAAAATAGGCGACAGACCCGGCGGCTATACCAGAATAATCAAACTGGGTCAACGCAAAGGCGACGGCGCCGAACTGGCTTATATCGAATTGGTTGACTATAGCGACGTTGTAAAAGAAACAGCTCCAAAAAAGAAACAAGAAGAAAAGGCAAAGGTAGAAGAAACCAAGGCGGAAGAAGTTAAAACAGAAGAAGCAAAAGAAGAAACGGAAACAGAAGCAGATTCCGAAGTAAGCCAGGAACCCAAAGCCGAAGCCAAAGAAGAAAGCGAATCCAAGGAAGAAGAATCTTCATCGGAAGATAATAAAGAAGAAAAATAA
- a CDS encoding PIN domain-containing protein, translating into MENKKHEYLIETEILIEYLESDSGERTALEMLMERGLCFTTVINSAELFFNANNETRNEAVQRLLTSLKVLGLNSRYSLNISKFFNKVAGVREALICSVALNNNLPLVTRQKEKYLKSGVEIIDPEEIKTGR; encoded by the coding sequence ATGGAAAACAAAAAACATGAATATTTAATAGAAACGGAGATATTGATAGAATACCTTGAGTCCGACTCGGGAGAAAGAACGGCGCTTGAAATGCTTATGGAGAGGGGACTTTGTTTTACAACCGTAATAAATTCCGCCGAACTTTTTTTCAACGCTAACAACGAAACCCGGAACGAAGCGGTTCAGCGTCTGCTTACGTCGCTTAAAGTGCTCGGCTTAAATTCGAGATACAGTTTGAACATTTCAAAATTTTTTAATAAAGTTGCAGGCGTTCGTGAAGCTTTAATCTGTTCTGTGGCGTTAAACAATAATTTACCGCTGGTTACAAGGCAGAAAGAAAAGTATTTGAAGTCCGGAGTCGAAATAATTGACCCGGAGGAAATTAAAACAGGGAGGTAG
- a CDS encoding AMP-dependent synthetase/ligase — MPIIKDFKTIPELFHIIAVEFGKGKDKPALKYKDKDKWIDIKYDQLYEKTELLACGLASMGVKKDDKVAIISENRPEWVYADMAILGLGAIDVPLYPISTSDSIEFILNNSEAVGIFVSNKFHLNKILKIKDKCKHLKFVIVMNNAEKSPDKGVYSFEDILNMGKEFRKENPGYFKDKSELVEENQLCTIIYTSGTTGEPKGVMLTHKNIVSNIKAAHEIFDIDETDTFLSFLPLCHIFERMAGYYTAFSCGGTIAYAESIEKIASNMLEIRPTIMTAVPRLFERMYTKIKRNIESQSEKKQKIFNWAIETGKEYQLARKSGQPIPVSLTLKHKLADKLVLSKLRERTGGRMRFFISGGAALARELGIFFEAAGILIIEGYGLTESSPVIAANRLNDYKFGTVGKPMPGVEVKIAKDGEILAHGPNIMQGYYKNKKETEETIKDGWLHTGDIGVFDAEGFLIITDRKKHLFKTSQGKYVAPTPIESMFLASKYIEQFVIIGDRRMFITALIVPDFEALKEYADANRIQYKDEKELVKMKQIYELLDKELEQFQKKLSSFEKVRKFTLLDKPFTIEDGELTPSLKVKRKVIEERYRDLIDEMYKGLEG, encoded by the coding sequence ATGCCTATTATTAAAGATTTTAAAACAATTCCTGAATTATTTCATATCATAGCGGTTGAATTTGGCAAAGGGAAAGACAAACCTGCCTTGAAATACAAAGACAAAGATAAATGGATCGACATAAAGTACGATCAACTGTATGAAAAAACGGAATTGTTGGCTTGCGGATTGGCTTCGATGGGAGTAAAAAAAGACGATAAAGTTGCGATTATTTCAGAAAACCGACCTGAATGGGTCTATGCGGATATGGCTATTCTGGGCCTCGGGGCTATCGACGTTCCCTTGTATCCCATATCGACTTCCGATTCTATCGAGTTTATTCTCAACAATTCCGAAGCGGTAGGTATTTTCGTTTCCAATAAATTTCATCTCAATAAGATTCTGAAGATTAAAGACAAATGTAAGCATCTCAAATTCGTAATCGTGATGAATAATGCCGAAAAATCGCCGGACAAGGGAGTTTACTCTTTTGAAGATATTCTGAATATGGGTAAAGAATTTCGCAAAGAAAATCCCGGATATTTTAAGGATAAGAGCGAACTTGTAGAGGAAAATCAACTTTGTACGATTATTTATACTTCGGGTACCACCGGCGAGCCTAAAGGCGTTATGCTTACTCATAAAAATATTGTATCTAATATCAAAGCCGCTCATGAAATTTTCGATATTGACGAAACAGACACATTCCTGTCGTTCCTTCCGCTGTGTCATATATTCGAAAGAATGGCTGGGTATTATACGGCATTTTCGTGCGGCGGAACTATTGCATATGCGGAATCGATTGAAAAAATTGCATCGAACATGCTCGAAATACGACCGACTATTATGACGGCAGTGCCGCGATTATTCGAAAGAATGTATACTAAAATCAAAAGAAATATCGAAAGTCAATCCGAAAAGAAACAGAAAATATTTAATTGGGCAATCGAAACCGGAAAAGAATATCAATTGGCAAGAAAGTCCGGCCAACCGATTCCCGTTTCATTGACTCTGAAGCATAAACTTGCCGACAAGCTTGTGCTCTCTAAGCTGCGCGAAAGAACAGGCGGAAGAATGAGATTCTTTATATCGGGCGGCGCGGCTTTAGCCAGGGAACTGGGAATATTTTTCGAAGCCGCCGGCATTCTCATAATCGAAGGATACGGATTGACGGAATCGTCTCCCGTAATTGCGGCTAACAGATTAAACGACTATAAATTCGGAACCGTGGGTAAGCCTATGCCGGGCGTCGAAGTGAAAATTGCTAAAGACGGGGAGATACTGGCTCACGGTCCGAATATTATGCAGGGATATTATAAAAATAAAAAAGAAACGGAGGAGACGATTAAAGACGGCTGGCTCCATACAGGCGATATAGGCGTCTTTGACGCTGAAGGCTTTTTGATTATTACGGACAGAAAAAAGCACTTGTTCAAAACCAGTCAGGGTAAATATGTGGCTCCCACTCCGATAGAAAGCATGTTTCTTGCAAGTAAATATATCGAACAATTTGTAATCATCGGCGACCGCAGGATGTTCATCACAGCTCTGATAGTTCCCGATTTCGAAGCTCTTAAAGAATACGCCGACGCTAACAGAATACAGTATAAAGATGAAAAAGAACTCGTTAAAATGAAACAAATTTATGAATTGCTCGACAAGGAACTTGAGCAATTCCAGAAAAAACTTTCGTCGTTCGAAAAGGTGCGCAAATTTACTCTGCTCGATAAACCCTTTACGATTGAAGACGGCGAGCTTACGCCGTCGTTAAAAGTTAAAAGAAAAGTAATAGAAGAAAGATATCGCGATTTAATCGACGAAATGTATAAAGGTTTGGAAGGATAA
- the yihA gene encoding ribosome biogenesis GTP-binding protein YihA/YsxC: MKKIEFVASAFNMNEIPKDDLPCAVLCGRSNVGKSSFINALFSPLKVARTSSTPGKTRSINYYLVERKFYLVDLPGFGYAKVSKSEKNYWELLITNYFDTNNNISTVFHLIDARHKPQPLDLMLNEFVRSRELPYFLILSKTDKLKQSEIAGAKKDVIEVFPEIIFGTNAFLFSAVKHTGKKEIIKLLSSLYLS; encoded by the coding sequence ATGAAAAAAATAGAATTTGTAGCCTCGGCTTTCAATATGAACGAGATACCGAAAGACGACTTGCCGTGCGCTGTGCTTTGCGGCAGGTCGAATGTGGGAAAATCTTCGTTTATTAACGCTTTGTTCTCTCCTTTGAAAGTCGCGCGAACAAGTTCCACTCCCGGTAAAACGCGTTCTATCAACTATTATCTCGTCGAAAGAAAATTTTATCTGGTAGATTTGCCGGGTTTCGGCTACGCTAAGGTCTCAAAAAGCGAGAAGAATTATTGGGAACTTCTCATTACAAATTACTTCGACACAAATAACAATATTTCGACTGTATTTCATTTGATAGACGCCCGCCACAAACCGCAACCGCTCGATTTAATGCTAAACGAATTTGTGCGCTCCAGAGAGTTGCCGTATTTCCTGATTTTGAGCAAAACCGATAAACTGAAGCAATCGGAAATTGCCGGCGCAAAGAAAGATGTTATTGAAGTATTTCCCGAAATTATTTTCGGAACAAACGCTTTCCTCTTTTCGGCGGTAAAACATACGGGCAAAAAAGAAATAATAAAACTGCTTTCTTCGCTCTACTTATCATGA
- a CDS encoding C40 family peptidase: MPVKIAISLLLISFILITGCSSTSSSVRYNKPKEKKEEANRTPRFTSEDNFKSDTLNYKAPVPDSEVSEFDELPEEINSINKEEFIEEYRTTVSSGAPLSFREKLLLEVIKYIDAPYKYGGNTDKGIDCSAFTKHILSAFSVDLPRTAKEQFAAGASVDENELKFGDLVFFDTSKRSYPGHVGIYLGNREFVHSSRTLGVTISSLDEDYYKKRFIGARRFPLSR; the protein is encoded by the coding sequence ATGCCCGTAAAAATAGCAATATCTCTTTTACTCATTTCATTTATCCTGATAACAGGATGCTCTTCCACTTCTTCCTCGGTCAGGTATAACAAACCGAAAGAAAAAAAGGAAGAAGCGAACCGTACCCCCAGATTTACTTCCGAAGATAACTTTAAAAGCGACACGTTAAATTATAAAGCCCCCGTTCCGGATTCCGAAGTTTCTGAGTTCGATGAATTGCCGGAAGAAATCAATTCCATTAATAAAGAAGAATTTATAGAGGAATACAGAACTACGGTAAGCTCCGGCGCGCCTCTTTCGTTCAGGGAAAAATTGCTTCTCGAAGTAATAAAGTATATCGACGCTCCTTATAAGTACGGCGGAAATACGGATAAAGGCATTGATTGCTCTGCGTTTACCAAGCATATATTGAGCGCCTTTTCCGTAGATTTGCCCCGCACTGCAAAAGAACAATTTGCCGCAGGTGCAAGCGTCGATGAAAACGAATTAAAATTCGGCGACCTGGTATTTTTCGATACTTCCAAACGAAGTTATCCAGGACATGTGGGAATTTATCTCGGGAACCGGGAATTCGTTCATTCGAGCAGAACCCTGGGCGTTACCATCTCTTCATTGGACGAAGATTATTACAAGAAAAGATTTATAGGAGCCCGCCGTTTTCCGCTATCCAGGTAA
- a CDS encoding GAF domain-containing protein, giving the protein MGLSSKYKKRILIFMLIPILLTILFLSDDFLTRIITSVILVIYIGFIIFLRDSSSRRAETEPDVPELEPLTDDKSEADQSYQTDEGEEFKIVSPVKNIEVLTAENMGAYFPRTGNREVFKPSDFKENFQKIAFEELPKDVSHDEQFGFLLEKILSVLKEAFLAHTAAFFWYNKKRQRLTLERYVSSSSAITRQKFDLEDDILGKIIQNEEPELLTDITSNAEADVIRYYNAPQGIKSFVGVPLFYGKNLTGLLVLDSKVKDAFGIEQIYSLGKIVRVISIIISLFEDKFSESQAEQRLKALTEILEKDRKFESEEDIFEMLDKTVEKLLDWDVFTFVIYNPLEQKFKTSRIINKTSLKYVGENLEVELKDTLVGKSIMSSIPVKIDDTTQTDIPRFNRNEDVSFDGTFLAIPLIYDEQNYGVLCFESLKKNYYSNSEVTFVKNATKIFAFILYSHASINVLKSLLAHDVETKVLNYQSFIERLTTDLVRSKELELPGALALIKIDDFIEEDSLFDGNPFPKVLKAIAQMIRDEMTPMNLIGRLSERVFAVYFFNTAPKDVFLWAEKLRIKVARKPISVVSKQTTFTISVGVATTTNKTDVDEILTNAELALNKALEKGGNTVKSL; this is encoded by the coding sequence ATGGGTCTATCGTCAAAGTACAAAAAAAGAATTCTGATTTTTATGTTAATACCCATCCTTCTGACCATCCTTTTTCTTTCCGACGATTTTCTGACAAGAATAATAACCAGCGTAATCTTAGTTATTTACATCGGCTTTATTATATTTCTGCGCGATTCCTCAAGCCGACGGGCCGAAACCGAGCCCGACGTACCAGAACTCGAGCCTTTGACAGACGATAAATCGGAAGCGGATCAAAGTTATCAAACCGACGAGGGCGAAGAGTTTAAGATTGTTTCGCCCGTGAAAAATATAGAAGTTTTGACCGCCGAAAACATGGGCGCGTATTTCCCTCGCACCGGCAACAGGGAAGTTTTTAAGCCTTCCGACTTTAAAGAAAATTTTCAAAAAATCGCATTCGAAGAACTGCCGAAAGACGTCAGCCACGACGAGCAATTCGGATTTTTACTAGAAAAAATATTGAGCGTGCTTAAAGAAGCGTTCCTTGCGCACACGGCGGCGTTTTTCTGGTACAATAAGAAAAGACAACGGCTGACTCTCGAACGCTATGTCTCGAGTTCATCCGCAATTACTCGTCAAAAATTCGACCTCGAAGACGACATACTCGGTAAAATTATCCAGAACGAGGAACCCGAATTGCTGACCGATATTACTTCGAACGCGGAGGCAGACGTCATACGTTACTACAACGCGCCTCAAGGTATTAAGAGTTTTGTAGGCGTGCCTCTCTTCTACGGAAAAAATCTGACCGGCCTTCTCGTGCTCGATTCAAAGGTAAAAGACGCTTTCGGCATCGAACAGATATATTCGCTTGGAAAAATAGTTAGAGTTATTTCGATAATAATATCGCTCTTCGAAGATAAATTCTCGGAATCACAAGCCGAGCAGCGGCTTAAAGCTCTTACGGAAATATTGGAAAAGGACAGAAAGTTCGAATCGGAAGAAGACATTTTCGAAATGCTCGACAAGACCGTCGAAAAATTACTCGATTGGGATGTTTTTACGTTTGTTATTTATAATCCGCTCGAACAAAAATTTAAAACTTCCCGCATTATCAATAAGACTTCTTTGAAATACGTAGGCGAGAATCTCGAAGTGGAACTCAAAGACACTCTGGTAGGAAAATCAATTATGAGTTCCATCCCCGTTAAAATCGACGATACTACTCAAACCGATATTCCCCGATTCAACAGAAACGAGGACGTCAGTTTCGACGGTACCTTTTTGGCTATACCGTTGATATACGACGAGCAAAATTACGGAGTGCTGTGTTTCGAAAGTCTTAAAAAGAATTATTATTCGAACAGCGAAGTAACCTTCGTAAAAAATGCGACTAAAATTTTTGCCTTCATTCTGTATTCTCATGCATCGATAAATGTTTTGAAAAGTCTGTTGGCTCACGATGTCGAAACAAAAGTTTTGAACTATCAGTCGTTTATCGAACGGTTGACTACGGATTTGGTGCGTAGCAAAGAGCTCGAGCTTCCCGGCGCATTGGCGCTTATCAAAATTGACGATTTTATCGAAGAAGATTCGCTCTTCGACGGCAATCCGTTCCCGAAAGTTTTAAAAGCGATAGCGCAAATGATTCGGGATGAAATGACGCCGATGAATTTAATAGGACGTTTGAGCGAGCGGGTATTCGCAGTCTACTTTTTTAATACGGCTCCGAAAGACGTATTCCTTTGGGCTGAAAAACTGCGCATTAAAGTTGCGCGTAAGCCGATTTCTGTAGTGTCGAAACAGACTACTTTTACAATCTCGGTAGGCGTGGCTACGACAACGAACAAAACCGACGTGGACGAAATTTTAACTAACGCCGAATTGGCGCTCAATAAAGCCCTCGAAAAAGGAGGGAATACAGTCAAAAGTTTGTGA
- a CDS encoding phosphopentomutase — MNNFIVIVLDGVGIGELPDADKYGDRGSNTLANMAEYLGGLFLPNLQKLGLGNIASIRGIDPVEKPLASFGKMNEVSVGKDSTTGHWELGGLHIDKEFPLYPRGFPQSIIDKFIKETGVKGALGNIPSSGTEIIERLGEEHLKTSYPIVYTSADSVFQIAAHEEIIPLERLYEICEIARNKVLTGDNAVARVIARPFIGKPGKFRRTTNRKDFSLDPFGYTILDYLYHNNVNTIAIGKINDLFNYRGIKTGYKTKSNAEGMDKLLQVCSQDVSSFIFVNLVDFDVYYGHRNDPLGFAGALKEFDDFLPSLLNKMDGSDRLILTADHGNDPTTPSTDHSREYVPLLFYSKEEPSRNFGIRNTFADVAQTVAHYFKVNNDLKGNSFLYG; from the coding sequence GTGAATAATTTTATTGTAATAGTTCTAGACGGAGTCGGCATCGGAGAACTGCCAGACGCCGATAAATACGGCGACAGGGGCAGTAATACTTTGGCTAATATGGCTGAATACCTGGGCGGATTGTTTTTACCGAATTTGCAGAAACTCGGATTGGGTAATATCGCCTCTATCAGAGGTATAGACCCCGTTGAAAAACCATTGGCTTCTTTTGGCAAAATGAATGAAGTATCCGTAGGTAAAGATTCCACTACCGGACATTGGGAATTGGGCGGGCTTCATATCGATAAAGAATTTCCGCTCTATCCACGAGGTTTTCCGCAAAGCATAATCGATAAATTCATTAAAGAAACCGGAGTCAAAGGCGCTCTCGGCAATATACCCTCCTCCGGCACGGAAATTATAGAAAGACTTGGAGAAGAGCATTTAAAAACTTCATACCCGATTGTTTATACATCCGCCGATTCCGTATTTCAAATTGCAGCTCATGAAGAAATTATTCCGCTGGAAAGGCTCTATGAAATATGTGAAATAGCGCGGAACAAAGTATTGACCGGAGATAATGCCGTCGCTAGGGTAATAGCCCGTCCTTTTATCGGAAAGCCGGGTAAGTTTAGGCGCACTACAAACAGAAAAGATTTTTCTCTCGATCCGTTCGGGTATACTATACTCGATTATCTGTATCATAATAATGTGAATACGATTGCCATCGGTAAAATAAACGATTTGTTTAATTACCGGGGAATCAAAACGGGTTATAAGACAAAGTCAAACGCCGAAGGGATGGATAAACTGCTACAGGTCTGTTCGCAAGACGTTTCCTCTTTTATATTTGTTAACCTTGTCGATTTCGACGTGTATTACGGCCATCGCAACGATCCGCTGGGTTTTGCCGGGGCGTTGAAAGAATTTGACGATTTTTTGCCGTCTTTATTGAATAAAATGGATGGAAGCGACAGATTGATATTAACCGCCGACCACGGTAACGACCCGACTACTCCGAGCACCGACCACAGCAGGGAATATGTTCCTTTGCTTTTTTATTCAAAAGAAGAACCGTCTCGCAATTTCGGCATTAGAAATACTTTTGCGGACGTTGCTCAAACTGTCGCTCATTATTTTAAAGTTAATAACGATTTGAAAGGAAATAGCTTTTTATATGGATAA
- a CDS encoding YqaA family protein: MQFLRKLYDWVLHWSETPYGAAALFVLAFAEASFFPIPPDALLIALVLGSREKAFKFALICTAASVAGAAAGFGIGHYLWWDSPENFSALANFFFANVPGFTKELFFNVRNLYNEWNFWIIFTAGFTPIPYKVFTISGGAFDINFLLFITASVVGRGLRFFLVAGLIWKFGEQIRTFIDKYFNTLAILFTVLLIGGFVAIKYLI, encoded by the coding sequence ATGCAATTTTTAAGAAAACTATACGATTGGGTGCTTCACTGGTCGGAGACACCGTACGGAGCGGCGGCATTGTTTGTGTTGGCTTTTGCCGAAGCGTCATTTTTTCCAATACCGCCCGATGCGCTTCTGATTGCTCTCGTACTCGGTTCAAGAGAAAAAGCGTTCAAGTTTGCTTTAATTTGTACTGCCGCTTCGGTAGCCGGAGCCGCCGCCGGATTCGGTATCGGCCACTACTTATGGTGGGATTCTCCTGAAAATTTTTCGGCTTTAGCCAACTTCTTTTTTGCTAACGTACCCGGCTTTACGAAAGAATTATTTTTTAATGTACGCAACCTCTATAACGAGTGGAATTTCTGGATTATTTTTACCGCAGGTTTTACTCCCATACCTTATAAAGTTTTTACAATCTCCGGCGGAGCATTCGATATAAACTTTCTCCTTTTTATCACAGCCTCGGTTGTAGGCAGAGGACTTCGTTTCTTTCTGGTTGCTGGACTTATATGGAAATTCGGCGAGCAGATAAGAACTTTTATCGATAAATATTTCAACACACTAGCTATTCTTTTCACCGTATTGTTAATAGGCGGGTTCGTTGCAATTAAATATCTAATTTAA
- a CDS encoding EutN/CcmL family microcompartment protein, with amino-acid sequence MVLGKVIGTVWSTRKDENLVGAKFLIVRELNLDLTPKSSTVIAVDSVGAGIGETVLVAQGSSARQTTFTKNKPVDAVIMAIVDKLDVAINDNK; translated from the coding sequence CTGGTACTCGGAAAGGTAATTGGAACAGTCTGGTCAACCCGCAAGGACGAAAATTTGGTAGGCGCAAAGTTTTTGATCGTCCGTGAATTGAATCTCGATTTGACTCCAAAATCTTCAACGGTAATAGCTGTCGATTCCGTGGGCGCGGGAATTGGCGAAACTGTTTTGGTGGCTCAGGGCAGTTCGGCAAGGCAAACTACTTTTACAAAGAACAAACCGGTCGACGCTGTTATAATGGCTATTGTAGATAAACTTGACGTCGCAATTAACGATAATAAGTAG
- a CDS encoding EutN/CcmL family microcompartment protein, with translation MHLGKVIGTIWATRKYDAVAGYKMQLVQPVNCDLEKIGSPIIALDTVGAGPGEVIFYVTASEAVIPLDVEMAPVDASIVGIVDSINTEK, from the coding sequence ATGCACCTGGGAAAAGTGATCGGAACAATCTGGGCTACTCGAAAGTATGACGCCGTCGCAGGTTATAAGATGCAGTTGGTTCAGCCGGTCAACTGTGATTTGGAAAAGATCGGCAGTCCGATTATTGCGCTCGATACGGTGGGCGCAGGACCGGGGGAAGTTATTTTTTACGTTACGGCCAGCGAAGCGGTAATCCCGCTCGATGTGGAGATGGCTCCTGTAGACGCTTCGATTGTCGGCATCGTGGATTCCATTAATACAGAAAAATAG